The sequence TCTCGCGCGCAAGTTAAATGCGCGATGTTTCGTGGCAACAATCGTCGAGTTACATTCAAGCCTGAAAACGGTAATCAAGTATTGGTTAAAGCTCGCTTGTCGTTATATGAGCCACGTGGGGATTATCAACTTATTATTGAGAGTATGCAGCCAGAAGGTGATGGGAAGCTTCAGCAAGAATTTGACAAACTCAAAATGCAATTGGCAGCAGAAGGGCTTTTTGCTCAGTCTTTAAAAAAGACACTACCAGAGAACCCCAAATGCGTCGGTATCATTACCTCTAAAACAGGTGCAGCACTTTACGATATTTTAGATGTACTGAAACGTAGAGACCCTAACCTACCGGTCATTGTATACCCAACAACGGTTCAAGGAGACGCGGCAACGTTTGAAATTGCGCAAGCTATTGGAAGAGCAAACTCTCGCAATGAGTGTGATGTTTTAATCGTTGGTCGCGGTGGTGGCTCATTAGAAGATCTCTGGTGTTTTAATCACGAAGTGGTCGCCAGAACAATTGCTGCAAGCAATATCCCTATTATTAGCGCCGTAGGGCATGAAGTTGACGTAACTATCGCGGATTTTGTGGCTGACGTTCGAGCGCCTACCCCCTCAGCCGCTGCAGAGTTAGTCAGCCGAGATCAAAGCCATAAAGAACAAGCTCTATTATCTCGGGTTAATCGTTTACAAAGTGCCATTAAGGCCTCGCTATCTCAACAACTTTATCTATTGCAACAAACTAACCATAGATTAGAAAAACAGCATCCAAACTATCGTTTAGAACAGCAGAGCCAGAGATTAGATGACTTGGAATCTCGTTTGCTTCGAGCAATTGAGAAACAAACACGTTCAGGACAAAGTAAAATTCAGGGACTTAGCCATCAATTACATCTTAATTCACCAGATAGAAAACTTAATCAACAAAAGCATTCTTTAATTCAAGCTGAACAAAAACTAATAGACGCTATCAATAGAAATATGATGATATCCAAACATAACCTCGCCCTTCATGCCGAAAAACTAGATGCGGTTAGCCCATTGGCGACATTGAAACGTGGTTATTCCATCTCTAAAGATCAATCGGGAAAAGTAATCTCTCACGCTTCTAAATTGACAAAGGGTGATCAAATGATCACCCAATTCGTTGACGGTGAAATATCTTCCACCGTTAATTAGTCTAAGTCGTATCAAACTGAATCAGAATAGTTAACCTTTGATCTGAAATTCAACGCGAACAGCGGACTTAGATTTCATCTCGTTACAGCTATTGCAAAAATAGCTCACTGAACCACAAGCTTGTAATTTTTCTAATTCTGCATCGCACTTG is a genomic window of Vibrio algarum containing:
- the xseA gene encoding exodeoxyribonuclease VII large subunit; translated protein: MSLQTNQNIFTVSRLNAEVRLLLESEMGIVWLVGEVSNFSAPVSGHWYLSLKDSRAQVKCAMFRGNNRRVTFKPENGNQVLVKARLSLYEPRGDYQLIIESMQPEGDGKLQQEFDKLKMQLAAEGLFAQSLKKTLPENPKCVGIITSKTGAALYDILDVLKRRDPNLPVIVYPTTVQGDAATFEIAQAIGRANSRNECDVLIVGRGGGSLEDLWCFNHEVVARTIAASNIPIISAVGHEVDVTIADFVADVRAPTPSAAAELVSRDQSHKEQALLSRVNRLQSAIKASLSQQLYLLQQTNHRLEKQHPNYRLEQQSQRLDDLESRLLRAIEKQTRSGQSKIQGLSHQLHLNSPDRKLNQQKHSLIQAEQKLIDAINRNMMISKHNLALHAEKLDAVSPLATLKRGYSISKDQSGKVISHASKLTKGDQMITQFVDGEISSTVN
- a CDS encoding zinc ribbon domain-containing protein, whose amino-acid sequence is MSAENTCPKCNKELMWDAGSYRCDDCDASYSKVAFCPKCDAELEKLQACGSVSYFCNSCNEMKSKSAVRVEFQIKG